The proteins below are encoded in one region of Aquisphaera giovannonii:
- a CDS encoding ATP-binding protein yields the protein MWYEHWGLVRDPFQDEGAPYVPLASHDEAVARLLHLIDSAEPVGFLRGDPGSGKSRVLGRALEAARRPDRKFAMATGRMGRDALLGTLARKLGGRPAEAATESAALRSLRQAVAVCRIQGAAVVLVVDGDPEDADQRGLLVALLGLAREAGRVTVIAAGEDGDEAGEAEEALASWSLRIRMPRLTFTEAEGYVRGRLDSAGCPEPLFGRRAMARLHLLSGGTPRGLNRLASLSLMAASLRRLEAVPSDLVDDVSGECRLPVGLGPPA from the coding sequence ATGTGGTATGAGCACTGGGGGCTCGTCCGCGACCCTTTCCAGGACGAGGGGGCGCCGTATGTCCCCCTGGCCAGTCACGACGAGGCCGTGGCCCGGCTCCTCCACCTCATCGACTCCGCCGAGCCGGTCGGGTTCCTCCGCGGCGACCCGGGCTCGGGGAAGTCGCGCGTCCTCGGCCGGGCGCTGGAGGCCGCGCGCAGGCCGGACCGGAAGTTCGCGATGGCGACGGGCCGCATGGGCCGCGACGCACTCCTGGGGACACTGGCACGCAAGCTCGGCGGCCGGCCCGCCGAGGCGGCCACGGAATCCGCGGCCCTGCGATCGCTCCGTCAGGCCGTCGCGGTCTGCCGCATCCAGGGGGCGGCGGTGGTCCTGGTCGTGGACGGCGACCCCGAGGACGCGGACCAGCGCGGTCTCCTGGTCGCCCTGCTGGGGCTCGCCAGGGAGGCCGGCCGGGTGACGGTCATCGCCGCGGGCGAGGACGGCGACGAGGCGGGCGAGGCCGAGGAGGCCCTGGCGTCCTGGTCGCTCCGCATCCGCATGCCGCGGTTGACCTTCACGGAGGCGGAGGGCTACGTGCGGGGCCGCCTGGACTCCGCCGGCTGCCCCGAGCCGCTCTTCGGCAGACGGGCCATGGCGAGGCTGCACCTGCTCTCCGGCGGCACGCCGAGGGGGCTGAACCGGCTGGCCTCGCTCAGCCTGATGGCCGCGTCGTTGAGGCGGCTCGAGGCCGTGCCTTCGGACCTGGTGGACGACGTCTCCGGCGAGTGCCGCCTGCCGGTCGGGCTGGGCCCGCCGGCGTGA
- a CDS encoding RsmE family RNA methyltransferase yields the protein MSARFHAPDPPRAGRYELRAEEARHLARVCRYAIGDRVEIFDGDGFVTEAEVVEIARDRVELVAVGPPILEEPPACPLTLATAMPKGERLDWLVEKATEVGVSRLVPLITERSVVDPRGSKLERLRRTIVEASKQSGRSRLMVLDEPVSWPEMATRAFGGVRLIADPGGLPHSRWPEVARGPGVALAIGPEGGFSPGEVQLALDSCWHPVRLARSILRIETAALVGAALVLGRREEG from the coding sequence GTGTCCGCCCGGTTTCACGCCCCCGACCCGCCCCGCGCCGGACGCTACGAGCTGCGCGCCGAGGAGGCCCGGCACCTCGCCCGGGTCTGCCGTTACGCCATCGGCGATCGCGTCGAGATCTTCGACGGCGACGGGTTCGTCACCGAGGCGGAGGTCGTCGAGATCGCGCGCGACCGGGTCGAGTTGGTGGCCGTCGGCCCGCCGATCCTCGAGGAGCCTCCCGCCTGCCCGCTCACGCTGGCGACCGCGATGCCCAAGGGCGAGCGGTTGGACTGGCTCGTCGAGAAGGCCACGGAGGTCGGCGTGTCTCGGCTCGTGCCGCTGATCACGGAACGGTCGGTCGTCGACCCGCGAGGGTCCAAGCTGGAACGGCTCCGGCGGACGATCGTCGAGGCCTCGAAGCAGTCGGGGCGGAGCCGGCTCATGGTCCTGGACGAGCCCGTGAGCTGGCCCGAGATGGCGACGCGGGCGTTCGGCGGCGTCCGCCTGATCGCCGACCCGGGCGGGCTCCCGCATTCGCGATGGCCGGAAGTCGCCCGAGGGCCTGGGGTCGCCCTGGCGATCGGCCCCGAGGGGGGCTTCAGCCCGGGTGAGGTCCAGCTCGCCCTGGACTCGTGCTGGCATCCCGTCCGCCTGGCCCGGTCGATCCTGAGGATCGAGACCGCGGCCCTGGTCGGCGCCGCGCTGGTGCTCGGCCGCCGCGAGGAGGGATAG
- a CDS encoding sulfite exporter TauE/SafE family protein, with amino-acid sequence MSVVEILMVVLLGLAAGFLSGMFGIGGGLVIVPLLIVFYNFEPKTAVGTSLFALLLPTGLLAVLEYYRRGEMRPLAGLFIAAGLFCGAYFGARITGAISVSTMKRSYGVFLIVVAIYFFWSSSPERNPMTARRPRASGDAPALDLSNGSPPSEAPAPPRG; translated from the coding sequence ATGAGTGTCGTGGAGATCCTGATGGTCGTGCTGCTCGGCCTCGCGGCCGGCTTCCTCAGCGGCATGTTCGGGATCGGCGGGGGGCTCGTGATCGTGCCGCTCCTCATCGTCTTCTACAACTTCGAGCCCAAGACGGCCGTCGGCACGTCCCTCTTCGCCCTGCTCCTGCCCACGGGCCTCCTGGCGGTCCTGGAATATTATCGACGCGGGGAGATGCGGCCCCTCGCGGGCCTGTTCATCGCGGCGGGCCTCTTCTGCGGGGCCTACTTCGGCGCCCGGATCACCGGCGCCATCTCCGTATCGACGATGAAGCGAAGCTACGGCGTCTTCCTGATCGTGGTCGCCATCTACTTCTTCTGGTCGAGCTCGCCCGAGAGGAATCCGATGACCGCCAGGCGGCCGAGGGCCTCCGGCGACGCCCCGGCTCTCGACCTTTCGAACGGCTCGCCGCCGAGCGAGGCCCCCGCACCGCCGCGAGGCTGA
- a CDS encoding VOC family protein, translated as MAARVTSVFLYVKDVRRSLEFYNEVVGAEVLQVHAEHEGAPYTLAILRLGYFTLMIHPQEPHADEFVDARLGVGIHLQMQVDDVDRFYQHCMDEGAILALSGEPTDQPWGWREFALRDPDGFVWSVYQDKTGGQWTV; from the coding sequence ATGGCGGCCAGAGTCACGAGCGTCTTTCTCTACGTCAAGGACGTTCGCCGGTCGCTGGAGTTCTACAACGAGGTCGTGGGCGCCGAGGTGCTCCAGGTCCACGCCGAGCACGAGGGCGCCCCCTACACGCTGGCGATCCTCCGCCTGGGCTACTTCACCCTCATGATCCACCCCCAGGAGCCGCACGCCGACGAGTTCGTCGACGCCCGGCTGGGCGTGGGGATCCACCTCCAGATGCAGGTCGACGACGTGGATCGCTTCTACCAGCACTGCATGGACGAGGGCGCCATCCTTGCCCTCTCCGGCGAGCCGACCGACCAGCCCTGGGGCTGGCGGGAATTCGCCCTCCGCGACCCGGACGGTTTCGTCTGGTCCGTCTACCAGGACAAGACCGGCGGCCAGTGGACCGTCTGA